Proteins co-encoded in one Ruegeria pomeroyi DSS-3 genomic window:
- a CDS encoding FIST N-terminal domain-containing protein gives MDLSQGPVRAAQAAPQVLCTASVHHDHPHAIETLVEALGPVELELILLMASPQTDIPALLARAAAVLPGTRIVGCTTAGEISAAGYTEGEIVAIGMPRAYFKAQTMLIDDLTDYDAQAIIDRMIQTRNDLAAARPEWGHEFNFLLIDGLSTLEDRLVSDLAMGLGPVPLFGGSAGDGERFGTTFVFHEGRAHGNAAVLMQVRTRCPIQVFKTDHLIPTEKRMVVTGADPDRRLVHEINAEPAAREYARVLGKDPEQLTTFTFAAHPVVVRIGGQHHVRSIQRVAENGDLVFFSAIDEGLVLTLAEARDMREHLREELGRLAADGPPAVILGCDCLLRRMEAQQKQVLGALSDILRENRVVGFSTYGEQFNSMHVNQTLTGVAIYPPDDM, from the coding sequence TTGGACCTAAGCCAGGGTCCGGTTCGCGCGGCGCAGGCCGCGCCACAGGTGTTGTGCACCGCCTCGGTGCACCACGACCATCCGCATGCCATCGAGACATTGGTCGAGGCATTGGGCCCGGTCGAACTGGAACTGATCCTGCTGATGGCCTCGCCCCAGACCGATATCCCGGCCCTGCTGGCCCGCGCCGCCGCCGTCCTGCCCGGCACCCGTATCGTCGGCTGCACCACGGCGGGCGAGATCTCGGCAGCGGGCTATACCGAGGGCGAGATCGTCGCCATCGGCATGCCGCGCGCCTATTTCAAGGCGCAGACGATGCTGATCGACGATCTGACCGATTATGACGCCCAGGCCATCATCGACCGGATGATCCAGACCCGCAACGATCTGGCCGCGGCCCGGCCCGAATGGGGGCACGAGTTCAACTTTCTGCTGATCGACGGCTTGTCGACGCTCGAGGATCGGCTGGTCTCGGATCTGGCGATGGGGCTTGGGCCGGTGCCGCTGTTCGGCGGCTCGGCCGGGGATGGCGAACGCTTTGGCACCACCTTCGTGTTTCACGAGGGTCGCGCCCATGGCAATGCCGCCGTGCTGATGCAGGTACGCACCCGCTGCCCGATCCAGGTGTTCAAGACCGACCACCTGATCCCCACCGAAAAGCGCATGGTGGTCACCGGCGCCGATCCCGACCGGCGCCTGGTGCACGAGATCAATGCCGAGCCGGCGGCGCGCGAATATGCCCGCGTTCTGGGCAAGGACCCCGAACAGCTGACCACCTTCACCTTTGCCGCCCATCCGGTCGTGGTGCGCATCGGCGGCCAGCATCACGTGCGTTCGATCCAGCGGGTGGCCGAGAATGGCGATCTGGTGTTCTTTTCGGCCATCGACGAGGGGCTGGTGCTGACCCTGGCCGAGGCGCGCGACATGCGCGAACACCTGCGCGAGGAACTGGGCCGCCTCGCCGCCGACGGACCGCCTGCGGTGATCCTTGGCTGTGACTGTCTGTTGCGCCGGATGGAAGCGCAGCAGAAACAGGTCCTGGGTGCGCTTTCGGATATCCTGCGCGAAAATCGTGTTGTGGGTTTCTCTACTTACGGGGAACAGTTCAATTCGATGCATGTCAACCAGACGCTGACGGGCGTGGCCATCTACCCGCCCGACGATATGTGA